In one Desulfoferula mesophila genomic region, the following are encoded:
- the dnaN gene encoding DNA polymerase III subunit beta yields MELTVRKEDLVKGLGKSQSVVERRTSMPILSNVLLEAQDESLTVAATDLETSFQGLCAAKVSKPGKVTVPARKLYEIVKELPAEEIYLKEKDNNYLHITAGRASFNLVGLSAEDFPNLPDVDGIPELSVAGEMLAEMVEKTIFSISQEDTRFNLAGLYVQKRNRDGADYLRFVSTDGHRLSLVDRSLEGLEGFELDGGVIIPRKGVAEMRKMAEDAETISLGLNQSYASLALNGSRLVLRMQEGSFPDYEVVIPKVSKKNVVVNRQAFSEVLRRVAILATDRFQGVKLDFKEGLLEVVSQNPDLGEAREALEVDYDGDALSVGFNARYFLDLCGAMKSEEITLGFVDEQHPCLIKGEADEGFLSVIMPMRL; encoded by the coding sequence ATGGAGCTAACTGTTCGCAAGGAAGACTTGGTCAAAGGTTTGGGCAAATCGCAGTCCGTGGTCGAGCGCCGCACTTCCATGCCCATCCTGTCCAACGTGCTCTTGGAGGCGCAGGACGAGAGTCTTACCGTGGCCGCCACCGACTTGGAAACCAGTTTCCAGGGGCTTTGCGCGGCCAAGGTGAGCAAACCGGGCAAGGTTACGGTTCCCGCGCGCAAACTCTATGAGATCGTCAAAGAGCTCCCCGCCGAAGAGATATATCTCAAGGAAAAAGATAACAATTATCTGCATATCACCGCCGGACGCGCCAGTTTCAACCTGGTGGGCCTGTCGGCCGAGGATTTTCCCAACCTGCCCGACGTGGATGGAATCCCCGAGTTGAGCGTGGCGGGGGAGATGCTGGCCGAGATGGTGGAAAAGACCATCTTCTCCATCTCCCAGGAGGACACCCGCTTCAACCTAGCCGGCCTGTACGTGCAAAAGCGCAACCGCGATGGCGCGGATTATCTGCGCTTCGTATCCACCGACGGCCACCGCCTGTCCCTGGTGGACCGCTCTCTGGAGGGTCTGGAGGGCTTCGAGCTGGACGGCGGGGTGATCATCCCGCGCAAGGGCGTGGCCGAGATGCGCAAGATGGCCGAGGACGCCGAGACCATTTCCCTGGGCCTGAACCAAAGCTACGCCTCTTTGGCCCTGAACGGCTCCCGTCTGGTTTTGCGCATGCAGGAAGGCTCCTTCCCGGACTACGAGGTCGTCATCCCCAAGGTGAGCAAAAAGAACGTGGTGGTGAACCGCCAAGCCTTTTCCGAGGTGCTCCGGCGGGTGGCCATCCTGGCCACCGACCGTTTCCAGGGGGTGAAGCTGGACTTCAAGGAAGGCCTGTTGGAGGTGGTGAGCCAGAACCCGGATCTGGGCGAGGCGCGCGAGGCCCTGGAGGTGGATTACGACGGCGACGCCCTGAGCGTGGGTTTCAACGCCCGTTACTTCCTGGACCTGTGCGGGGCCATGAAGAGCGAGGAGATAACCCTGGGCTTCGTGGACGAGCAGCACCCCTGCCTGATCAAGGGCGAGGCGGACGAGGGCTTCCTGAGCGTGATCATGCCCATGCGCCTGTAG
- a CDS encoding class I SAM-dependent methyltransferase produces the protein MPGEHVCPWWVIRTFDNPLRRVFHQPEKMLGPYVGEGGRAADIGCGIGFFTLGLARLVGDSGRVYALDLQRKMLDGVERRAAKAGLSGRIETRQVAADDLRSQDMAGSLDLALAFWMLHEVPDQGRFLRQTRELLKPNGRCFLVEPRMHVTQGNFEQSLLLASEFGLKIEQRPRVSLSRAAVLTLR, from the coding sequence GTGCCCGGTGAACACGTATGCCCTTGGTGGGTGATTCGCACCTTTGACAACCCCCTGCGCCGAGTGTTTCACCAGCCGGAAAAGATGCTTGGGCCCTATGTGGGCGAAGGCGGCCGCGCGGCGGATATCGGTTGCGGCATAGGCTTTTTCACCCTGGGGCTGGCCCGTCTGGTGGGTGATTCGGGCCGGGTTTACGCCCTGGATTTGCAGCGGAAGATGCTGGACGGGGTGGAGCGGCGGGCCGCCAAGGCCGGTTTGTCCGGGCGCATCGAGACCCGCCAGGTGGCGGCGGACGACCTGAGGTCGCAAGATATGGCCGGAAGCCTGGATTTGGCGCTGGCTTTTTGGATGTTGCACGAAGTGCCGGACCAGGGCCGCTTTTTGCGGCAAACAAGAGAGCTGTTGAAACCAAACGGACGATGTTTTCTGGTTGAACCTCGGATGCACGTGACGCAAGGAAATTTTGAACAATCACTACTACTCGCGAGCGAGTTTGGTCTTAAAATAGAACAACGTCCCCGGGTCAGCCTGTCGCGGGCGGCGGTGTTGACCCTGCGGTGA
- a CDS encoding GAF domain-containing protein, whose protein sequence is MQKKVRYSHPAHFNYETLAEICDILSNAGKLNLTARAVVTYLTNQLKLKGAALMLLNRRSKKLEIAASQGLSESYLNKGPISASRSITASLEDGPVAIFNVRDDPRLQYPAEALNEGIESILSVPLVLRQKPLGVLRIYTAEPWEFTMEDITFMQSVALMLALVLDNIRVSGAYKTSIEALKDLRPPIRRAKRTLHE, encoded by the coding sequence ATGCAAAAAAAGGTGCGTTATTCTCATCCCGCCCACTTCAATTACGAGACCCTGGCCGAGATATGCGACATCCTGTCCAATGCGGGCAAACTTAACCTGACCGCCAGGGCGGTGGTTACCTATCTGACCAATCAGCTGAAGCTCAAGGGCGCCGCGCTCATGCTGCTGAACCGGCGCAGCAAGAAGTTGGAGATCGCCGCTTCCCAGGGGTTGAGCGAGTCCTACCTCAACAAGGGGCCCATCAGCGCGTCCCGCTCCATCACCGCCTCTCTGGAAGACGGCCCGGTGGCCATCTTCAACGTGCGCGACGATCCGCGCCTGCAATATCCCGCCGAGGCGCTGAACGAGGGCATAGAATCCATCCTCAGCGTTCCCCTGGTGCTGCGCCAAAAGCCCTTGGGCGTCCTCAGGATCTACACCGCCGAGCCCTGGGAGTTCACCATGGAGGACATCACCTTCATGCAGTCGGTGGCCTTGATGCTGGCCCTGGTGTTGGACAACATCCGGGTGTCCGGGGCCTACAAGACCTCCATCGAAGCCTTGAAGGACCTGCGCCCCCCTATTCGCCGGGCCAAACGAACCTTGCACGAATAG
- a CDS encoding glycosyltransferase family 9 protein: protein MIRRLKKWLRSSIYVAIRLLVLPRARISEKSLLLVRVDFIGDYVLFRNFIKALRCDPRYRGYHFTFLGNASYKDLFENLDAKFFDHALWLDPARFNQDFVYRFKTLWMITRRGFEVVISPVYSRNFWVVDHIVHLVRAREKIGSAGDLTNINKRRKKISDAYYTRLVPATQGVIFEFQRNREFFQGLLGKAMAVDRPRIDLAPSKAGFDLFEKYALLFIGGSSPAKKSRLANYIRIGRYLAEVHGLDVVFCGGPDDMADLVAAPIDQEARFINLVGLTTLWELASVMVKAHLLLSNDTMAPHLAAALGLDKIFVVDRGDLYGRCLPYPPEISRRVRLICHPEITRDPQAFRARANSYGYVNRLDINLISPEMVIERIDEALRERESTAARECRVA from the coding sequence ATGATCCGTCGCCTAAAAAAGTGGCTGCGAAGCTCCATATACGTAGCGATAAGGCTCTTGGTGCTCCCCCGGGCGCGCATTAGCGAAAAGTCCCTTTTGCTGGTCCGGGTGGATTTTATCGGCGACTATGTCCTGTTCCGCAATTTCATAAAGGCGCTGAGATGCGATCCACGCTACAGGGGCTACCACTTCACCTTTTTAGGTAACGCCTCTTATAAGGATTTGTTTGAAAATCTGGACGCCAAGTTTTTTGATCACGCCCTTTGGCTGGACCCGGCGCGCTTCAACCAAGACTTTGTATATCGCTTCAAAACGCTGTGGATGATTACCCGCCGGGGATTCGAGGTGGTGATCAGCCCGGTCTACAGCCGTAATTTCTGGGTGGTGGACCATATCGTTCATCTGGTCAGGGCCAGGGAAAAGATAGGCAGCGCGGGCGACCTGACCAACATCAACAAGCGGCGCAAAAAAATAAGCGACGCTTATTACACCAGATTGGTGCCCGCCACCCAGGGAGTTATCTTCGAGTTTCAGAGGAACCGGGAATTTTTCCAAGGCCTGTTGGGTAAGGCCATGGCCGTTGACCGCCCCAGGATAGACCTTGCGCCATCCAAGGCGGGCTTTGATCTGTTCGAGAAATATGCGCTGCTTTTCATAGGCGGAAGCTCGCCGGCCAAAAAATCGAGGCTCGCGAATTATATCCGGATAGGGAGATATCTGGCCGAGGTCCACGGTCTGGATGTCGTTTTCTGCGGCGGCCCGGACGACATGGCGGACCTGGTGGCGGCCCCGATCGACCAGGAGGCGCGCTTCATCAACTTGGTGGGTCTTACCACCCTGTGGGAGTTGGCCTCGGTAATGGTCAAGGCCCACCTGTTGCTCTCCAACGACACCATGGCTCCCCACCTGGCCGCGGCGCTCGGTCTGGACAAAATATTCGTGGTTGACCGAGGCGACCTCTACGGGCGCTGCCTGCCCTACCCCCCGGAGATCAGCCGGCGGGTGCGCCTGATATGCCACCCGGAGATTACCCGCGACCCCCAGGCCTTTCGGGCGAGGGCCAATTCCTACGGCTACGTCAACCGCCTGGATATCAACCTCATTAGCCCGGAAATGGTGATAGAGCGGATAGACGAGGCGCTGCGGGAGCGGGAAAGCACCGCCGCCCGGGAATGCCGCGTGGCTTGA
- the gyrB gene encoding DNA topoisomerase (ATP-hydrolyzing) subunit B, producing MAPDKSGYTSDKIKVLEGLEAVRKRPAMYIGSTGPDGLHHLVYEVVDNSVDEAMGGYCDFVQVIIHADNSVSVEDDGRGIPVDIHATEKVPAVQVVMTKLHAGGKFDDKAYKVAGGLHGVGVSVVNALSEWLEVEIKRDGKVYAQSYDHGHPTGELKVIGKCGKKTGTKVTFKADPAIFETTVYTFETLAGRLRELSFLNSGMRIKLVDERTEKEVEYFYKGGISEFVDYISQKSQPLHKKPIYLTGQKDLVQVEIAMRYTDAYNERIFSFANNINTREGGTHLTGFKAALTRTLNSYISANLPKVKTLPSGDDVREGLYAVISVKIPQPQFEGQTKMKLGNSEVKGLVEQIVNEQLATFLEEDPTTAKKIVGKITEAAKAREAARKARELVRRKGVLSENSLPGKLADCSERDPSACEIFLVEGDSAGGSAKQARDRRFQAILPLRGKILNVEKARLHKMLENAEIRTMITALGTGVGEDDFDAGKLRYHKVVIMTDADVDGSHIRTLLLTFFFRQMEELVNQGNLYIAQPPLYRVVDNKKEIYIKDEASMRVILLERACSAMKLKVEATGAEFNGQRLVKLMESLSAYLDHLERLKRRGWQAPALAALLRARVRDKKVFAEHERAEELASMLAEQGMVVENIHFDEAHSLYEVAVTCPGEMNQCNNISWELVASADYAQMLRLAETLAGNEQGPYLLAKNGDEKRVESAGLLLDNLMEVGAKGLAMQRYKGLGEMNPEQLWETTMDPERRTLLQVKVEDFMAADDLFTTLMGDQVEPRRNFIVENALEVRELDI from the coding sequence ATGGCCCCGGATAAAAGCGGCTACACCTCAGATAAAATTAAAGTCCTGGAAGGCCTGGAGGCGGTACGCAAACGCCCGGCCATGTACATTGGCTCCACCGGCCCCGATGGCCTGCACCACCTGGTCTACGAGGTGGTGGACAACTCGGTGGACGAGGCCATGGGGGGATACTGCGACTTCGTGCAGGTGATCATCCACGCCGACAACAGCGTGTCGGTGGAGGACGACGGCCGTGGCATCCCGGTGGACATTCACGCCACGGAAAAGGTGCCGGCGGTGCAGGTGGTCATGACCAAGCTGCACGCGGGCGGCAAGTTCGACGACAAGGCCTACAAGGTGGCCGGCGGCCTGCACGGCGTGGGTGTGAGCGTGGTCAACGCGCTCAGCGAGTGGCTGGAGGTGGAGATCAAGCGCGACGGCAAGGTCTACGCCCAGAGCTACGACCACGGCCACCCCACCGGCGAGCTAAAGGTCATCGGCAAGTGCGGCAAGAAGACCGGCACCAAGGTCACCTTCAAGGCCGACCCCGCCATCTTTGAGACCACCGTCTACACCTTCGAGACCCTGGCCGGGCGCCTGCGCGAGCTGAGCTTCCTAAACAGCGGCATGCGCATCAAGCTGGTGGATGAGCGCACCGAAAAGGAAGTGGAATACTTCTACAAGGGCGGCATCAGCGAGTTCGTGGACTACATCAGCCAGAAGAGCCAGCCCCTGCACAAGAAGCCCATCTATCTCACCGGCCAGAAAGACCTGGTGCAGGTGGAGATAGCCATGCGCTACACCGACGCCTACAACGAGCGCATCTTCAGCTTCGCCAACAACATCAACACCCGCGAGGGCGGCACCCACCTCACCGGTTTCAAGGCGGCCCTTACCCGCACCCTCAACTCCTACATCAGCGCCAACCTGCCCAAGGTGAAGACCTTGCCCAGCGGCGACGACGTGCGCGAAGGCCTCTACGCGGTGATCAGCGTGAAGATCCCCCAGCCCCAGTTCGAGGGCCAGACCAAGATGAAGCTGGGCAACTCCGAGGTCAAGGGCCTGGTGGAACAGATCGTCAACGAGCAGTTGGCCACCTTCCTGGAGGAGGACCCCACCACCGCCAAGAAGATCGTGGGCAAGATCACCGAGGCCGCCAAGGCCCGCGAGGCCGCCCGCAAGGCCCGCGAGCTGGTGCGGCGCAAGGGGGTACTCAGCGAGAACTCTTTGCCCGGCAAGCTGGCCGACTGCTCCGAGCGCGACCCCAGCGCCTGCGAGATATTCCTGGTGGAGGGCGACAGCGCCGGGGGCAGCGCCAAGCAGGCGCGCGACCGCCGCTTCCAGGCCATCCTGCCGCTCAGGGGCAAGATCCTCAACGTGGAGAAGGCCCGCCTGCACAAGATGCTCGAAAACGCCGAGATCCGCACCATGATCACCGCCCTGGGCACCGGGGTGGGCGAAGACGACTTCGACGCCGGCAAGCTGCGCTACCACAAGGTGGTCATCATGACCGACGCCGACGTGGACGGCAGCCACATCCGCACCCTGCTGCTCACCTTCTTCTTCCGCCAGATGGAAGAGCTGGTCAATCAGGGCAATCTCTACATAGCCCAGCCGCCCCTGTACCGGGTGGTGGACAACAAGAAAGAGATATACATCAAGGACGAGGCCTCCATGCGGGTCATCCTCCTGGAGCGGGCCTGCTCGGCCATGAAGCTAAAGGTGGAGGCCACCGGGGCCGAGTTCAACGGCCAGCGCTTGGTCAAGCTCATGGAAAGCCTGAGCGCCTACCTGGACCACCTGGAGCGCCTGAAACGGCGCGGCTGGCAGGCCCCGGCCCTGGCCGCCCTGCTCCGGGCCAGGGTGCGCGACAAGAAGGTCTTCGCCGAACACGAGCGCGCCGAGGAGCTGGCCTCCATGTTGGCCGAGCAGGGCATGGTGGTGGAGAACATCCACTTCGACGAGGCCCACAGCCTCTACGAGGTGGCGGTTACCTGCCCCGGCGAGATGAACCAGTGCAACAACATCTCCTGGGAGCTGGTCGCCAGCGCCGACTACGCCCAGATGCTGCGCCTGGCCGAAACCCTGGCCGGCAACGAGCAGGGGCCCTACCTGTTGGCCAAGAACGGCGACGAGAAGCGGGTGGAGAGCGCCGGCCTGCTGTTGGACAACCTCATGGAGGTGGGGGCCAAGGGCCTGGCCATGCAGCGCTACAAGGGCCTGGGCGAGATGAACCCCGAGCAGCTTTGGGAAACCACCATGGACCCGGAGCGGCGCACCCTGTTGCAGGTCAAGGTGGAGGACTTCATGGCCGCCGACGACCTGTTCACCACCCTCATGGGCGACCAGGTGGAGCCCAGGCGCAACTTCATCGTGGAAAACGCCCTGGAGGTGCGCGAGCTGGACATCTAG
- a CDS encoding alpha/beta fold hydrolase, whose amino-acid sequence MPFVERDGYRLYYETHGQGFPLVLIRGLGSNLEHWYEQVPVFSRDYRVIVFNNRGIGTSGAPALPWSIRDMAEDAAAVIQAVAGARAHVMGISMGGMIAQELALGWPELVASLVPTATHCGGAHKVLPTAETMELFDKLVYGKTFQEQLEGRKALFSQTTLDEHPDILEHYAQVAAAYACPPEVMQGQWQAIANFDTYERLPNITAPTLVLAGADDRLVPQGNAEILAQRIPGAQLAVIPQAGHQLVIEQPQAVNAAVLKFLATVPA is encoded by the coding sequence ATGCCTTTTGTGGAACGCGACGGATACCGCCTTTATTACGAGACCCACGGCCAGGGCTTTCCCCTGGTACTCATCCGAGGCCTGGGCTCCAACCTGGAACACTGGTACGAGCAGGTTCCCGTGTTCAGCCGCGACTACCGGGTGATCGTCTTCAACAACCGGGGCATCGGGACCTCCGGCGCGCCGGCGTTGCCCTGGAGCATCCGGGACATGGCCGAGGACGCGGCCGCCGTCATCCAAGCGGTGGCCGGGGCTCGGGCCCACGTGATGGGCATCTCCATGGGGGGCATGATCGCCCAGGAGCTGGCCCTGGGTTGGCCCGAGTTGGTGGCCTCGCTGGTGCCCACCGCCACCCATTGCGGCGGCGCGCACAAGGTGCTGCCCACCGCCGAGACCATGGAGCTTTTTGACAAGCTGGTCTACGGCAAGACCTTCCAGGAGCAGTTGGAAGGGCGCAAGGCCCTGTTTTCCCAGACCACCTTGGATGAGCACCCCGACATCTTGGAGCACTACGCCCAGGTGGCCGCCGCCTACGCCTGTCCCCCGGAGGTGATGCAGGGCCAGTGGCAAGCCATAGCGAACTTCGACACCTACGAGCGCCTGCCGAATATCACCGCGCCCACCCTGGTGTTGGCCGGGGCCGACGACCGCCTGGTTCCCCAAGGCAACGCCGAAATCCTGGCCCAACGCATCCCCGGCGCCCAGCTGGCGGTGATCCCCCAGGCGGGCCACCAGTTGGTGATCGAGCAGCCCCAGGCGGTCAACGCCGCGGTGCTCAAATTCCTGGCCACCGTGCCCGCCTAG